One genomic window of Haloferax mediterranei ATCC 33500 includes the following:
- a CDS encoding DUF7510 family protein — translation MTNDETPDADADEGDEVSFSVTIEDSWTTIVMEGDKDTAVVVRSASGERIYLPPEDFATEQSSDSASQRSDSPYQTAYDSPYQSVQTDDSPYQSARGTMPREGMVPTRGGYRIRHPEPVTDVRLLR, via the coding sequence ATGACAAACGACGAGACACCAGATGCGGATGCGGACGAAGGTGACGAGGTGTCCTTCTCCGTGACTATCGAAGACAGCTGGACGACTATCGTGATGGAAGGCGACAAAGACACCGCAGTCGTCGTCCGCTCGGCGTCCGGCGAGCGAATCTACCTCCCGCCAGAGGACTTTGCCACCGAACAGTCGAGCGACAGCGCCTCCCAGCGCTCGGACAGTCCCTACCAGACAGCGTACGACTCGCCGTACCAGTCGGTCCAGACCGACGACTCGCCGTATCAGTCCGCGCGCGGGACGATGCCTCGCGAAGGGATGGTCCCGACCAGAGGCGGCTATCGGATTCGACACCCCGAACCCGTGACCGATGTTCGACTACTTCGGTGA
- a CDS encoding glycosyltransferase family 4 protein, whose amino-acid sequence MLGWGFPPNVSGGLDTHVGELFERLEARDDVDIELVLPAEYAPDREGIIGVPTGEGDIITRIGRLGSTFAERAADADIVHTHDWFGYGPGSRAKSNNKDVEWVTTFHSLSSDRNIDPPQREVETERRIAERCDHLLAVSELLAETVKAEYGGDCRVIYNGFSECETTGRDLKDELGIEGKMLFFVGRHTDQKGISHLVYALEKLDREDVTLVMGGSGHLTAQLKRFAELLDVEDQIEWVGYVPEEELGDYYASADLFVSPSLSEPFGITIVEALSAGTRVVATESGAAEVLPEDCVIEVEPDSRSIADGIEYGLSLDGEPEYEPYTWDQVVDETVAFYHEIIEETD is encoded by the coding sequence AGCGACTCGAAGCGCGTGACGACGTCGATATCGAACTCGTCTTGCCGGCGGAGTATGCCCCGGACCGTGAGGGCATCATCGGTGTCCCGACGGGCGAAGGGGACATCATCACGCGAATCGGGCGACTCGGCTCGACGTTCGCCGAGCGCGCCGCAGACGCCGATATCGTCCACACGCACGACTGGTTCGGCTACGGCCCGGGGTCGCGCGCGAAGTCGAACAACAAGGACGTCGAGTGGGTAACGACGTTCCACTCGCTGTCGTCAGACCGCAATATCGACCCGCCGCAGCGGGAAGTCGAGACCGAGCGCCGCATCGCCGAACGCTGTGACCATCTCCTCGCGGTGAGTGAACTGCTCGCAGAGACGGTCAAAGCGGAGTACGGCGGCGACTGCCGAGTCATCTACAACGGCTTTTCGGAGTGTGAGACGACGGGCCGCGACCTCAAGGACGAACTCGGAATCGAGGGCAAGATGCTCTTTTTCGTCGGTCGGCACACCGACCAGAAGGGAATCTCGCATCTCGTCTACGCGCTGGAGAAACTCGACCGCGAGGACGTGACGCTCGTCATGGGCGGGTCGGGCCACCTCACCGCGCAACTCAAGCGATTCGCGGAACTGCTCGACGTCGAGGACCAAATCGAGTGGGTCGGCTACGTGCCCGAGGAAGAACTCGGCGACTACTACGCCTCCGCGGACCTGTTCGTCTCGCCGTCGCTCTCCGAACCCTTCGGCATCACAATCGTCGAAGCCCTCTCAGCGGGGACGCGCGTCGTCGCAACCGAAAGCGGCGCAGCGGAGGTGCTTCCGGAGGACTGCGTTATCGAAGTCGAACCGGACTCGCGCTCTATCGCTGACGGTATCGAATACGGTCTCTCACTCGACGGTGAACCGGAGTACGAACCGTACACGTGGGACCAAGTCGTCGACGAGACGGTGGCGTTCTACCACGAAATCATCGAAGAAACGGACTGA